Proteins from a genomic interval of Campylobacter concisus:
- a CDS encoding DUF1287 domain-containing protein, which produces MKKFLLLALFATQIFAFSASKFVNDARSQIGVTLSYDPSYERLAYPMGDVDIKKGVCTDVVVRALRHQDMDLQRLIFEDMSRNFASYPKKWGLNKADKNIDHRRVLNIATYLKRKGFEVRDDKFLPGDIVTWVLPRNLPHIGVISDKFEGQTPLVIHNIGSGVQEENILYNYKITGHFRLK; this is translated from the coding sequence ATGAAGAAATTTCTACTTTTAGCTCTTTTTGCCACGCAAATTTTTGCCTTTTCGGCGAGTAAATTTGTAAATGACGCTAGGTCGCAGATCGGTGTGACGCTAAGTTACGATCCAAGCTACGAAAGGCTCGCCTATCCTATGGGTGACGTGGATATCAAAAAGGGCGTTTGCACCGACGTTGTGGTAAGGGCGCTACGTCATCAGGATATGGATCTGCAAAGGCTTATTTTTGAAGATATGAGTAGAAATTTCGCAAGCTACCCTAAAAAATGGGGCCTTAATAAGGCTGATAAAAACATCGATCATAGGCGTGTTTTAAACATCGCTACCTATCTAAAAAGAAAAGGTTTTGAGGTAAGAGATGATAAATTCTTGCCAGGGGATATCGTCACATGGGTGCTGCCAAGAAATTTACCTCACATCGGTGTGATCTCAGATAAATTTGAAGGACAAACACCGCTTGTCATCCACAATATCGGCTCTGGCGTGCAAGAAGAAAATATACTTTATAACTACAAGATCACAGGTCATTTTAGGCTAAAGTAG